The Streptococcus oralis region ATGATAACTGGGTTGTTATCACGGATAGAAGACTTGAGCAGCCCTTTCATATCCGCAGGTGTACCTGGAGCTACAACCTTAAGTCCAGGAATGTGAGTAAACCAAGACTCTAGTGATTGCGAGTGCTGAGCCGCAGAACCAACTCCGTTACCAGCTGCACATCGGACAGTCATTGGAACCTGACCTTTACCACCAAACATATAACGTGTTTTAGCAGCTTGGTTGACGATATTGTCCATGGCAATAACAGAGAAGTCCATGAAGGTCATATCGACAATTGGACGAAGTCCTGTCATGGCTGCTCCTGCTGCTGCCCCCGAGATGGCAGCTTCAGAAATCGGACAGTCACGGACACGTTCTGGACCAAATTCTTCGAGCATTCCAACAGAAGTTCCGAAGTCTCCTCCGAAGATACCGACGTCTTCTCCCATCAAGAATACATTTTCATCGCGACGCATTTCCTCAGACATAGCAAGGATAATGGTGTCACGGAAAGACATTGTTTTTGTTTCCATTTTATCTCTTTCTCCTTAGTCTGCGTAAATATCTTCAAAGGCTGATTCAAGCGGTGGGAATGGGCTTTCTTCTGCAAATTTAACAGAAGCTTCTACTGCTTCCTTGACTTGTGCTTGAATTTTTTCCAATTCTTCAGCGCTAGCAATGTTATTTTCAATAAGGTAATTGCGGAGGTTTTCAATTGGGTCTTTTTGTTTCCACAATTCCACTTCTTCACGGGTACGATATTTACCAGGGTCAGATGATGAGTGACCAAGCCAGCGATAAGTGATACTTTCGATCAAAACTGGGCCATTGCCGCCACGAACATGGTCTACGGCTTTCTTAAATCCTTCATAAACATCGATGACATTGTTGCCATCTTCTATAAACATTCCAGGAATTCCATATGCCGCACTACGTTGATGGATATGCTCCACATTGGTCATTTTCTTGATATCCGCAGAAATCCCATAACCGTTGTTAATGCAGTAGAAAATAACAGGAAGTTTCCAAATAGAAGCCATGTTCACTGCTTCGTGGAAAACACCTTCGTTGGTCGCGCCATCTCCAAAGAAGCAGACGACGATTTTTCCAGTGTTTTGCATTTGCTGACTGAGGGCTGCGCCAACAGCGATTCCCATACCACCACCTACGATACCATTGGCACCAAGGTTACCCGCATCTAAGTCGGCGATGTGCATAGAACCACCTTTTCCTTTACAGGTTCCAGTGTATTTTCCAAGGATTTCAGCCATCATTCCGTTAAGGTCAATCCCCTTAGCAATAGCTTGCCCATGTCCACGGTGATTTGAGGTAATCAGATCATCTGGATTAAGAGCCAGCATCGCTCCGACGTTAGCAGCTTCCTCTCCGACAGAAAAGTGAGTCATACCGGGAACTTTCCCCTTTTTCACTAACTGAGCGATTTTTAAGTCCATGCGACGGATTTCTTCCATCTTACGGAACATCTCTAGCAAAAGATTCTTATCTAAAGTTGACATAATCTTGCCTTTCTAACTTTGTACTTACCTTACTATTTTACCCTTTTTAGTATACACTGTCAAAGTATATGGCTAATAAAATTTCACAATATAAAAAAATAAACCCCTGTTAAAACAGGGATTCTCTCTAGTTAGAGCATTTTTTCACAAAGTTGTTTTTCAGGATAATTTCTTAAAATTAGCTCAATCTTTTCATTACGGTTTTCAAACGCCATTGATACAAACAACCAGAAACAATCAAGCTGGCAATTAACCCAATCCAGTAGGCAAATGCCCCTAAGTCAGTTGATTGATCTAGTAGATATCCTAGAGGTATCGCTACTCCCCAATATCCGATTAGACCAAGATAGAAAGGAACGATAGTGTCCTTATACCCTCTTAAAATTCCTTGGAGCGGAGCCGCAAAGGTATCAGCTAGCTGGAAAAAGAGACTGTATGTCAGGAAAACAGCCGTGGTTTCAATGAAGTGAGGGTCATTTCCATATAGACTTGCTACACGATCTCTAAAAATGTAGAGAAAAGATAGGGTAAGACCTGCAAAAATAAGGGCGGTTACTCTTCCCAGACGAGCATAGGTTTTTGCATCCTCAAAACGTTTAGCCCCCACCTCGTAAGACACAACAATAGCCATAGCAGAGGAAATACTCATAGGAAAAGCATACATGAGACTCGAAAAATTCATAGCTGACTGGTGACTGGCGATGATGAGCGATGAAAACTTAGCCATGATCAAGCCAACCACAGAAAAGATAGCTACTTCAGCAAAGACGGTTCCCCCGATTGGTAGACCTAATCGAACACCTTCCTTGATTTTATCTATATTTAGTGGAATGCGTTTTTCAAGATGTAACGCTTTTAACCTTTCTTGTTTGAATAAAACAAGAATAGAAATCCCCAATAAAACCCAATAGGCTAGTGAAGTTCCTAGTCCTGCTCCTGCGCCACCAAGCTCAGGGAAACCGAATGCTCCATATATCAAGAGATAGTTAAAACCACTATTGAGCGGAAGTAATAGGAGCATGAGATACATAGATAGTTTGGTCAATCCAAGAGAATCTAACAAAGACCGAATGACACTAAAAAGCAACAAGGGAATAATCCCGATAGAAAGGTACCAAAGATAAGAAACTGCAACTGAAGCTACTTGAGCTTCTAGTCCGATGTTGTTTAAGACAGGTGGCGCTAAGAATACTACCATTCCAAGCAAGACCAAAGACAGTCCGAAAGCCAAGTAGATAAATTGGTAAAAGTCAGATGCTACTTCTTCCTTTTTACCCCGTCCCAGATGATGGCCGATGATGGGAACCATGGCCGAAACAATCCCTGTTAAAAAAGTAAAGAAAGGATTCCATAGACTCGTTGCAGTTGATACTCCTGCCAAGTCCATGGTATTGTACTGCCCAGTCATAGTTGTATCAACAAAAGAGGCAGAATAATTGGCAAATTGATAGATCAGAATAGGGAAAAATATCTTAAGAAATAAGACAAACTTGTCTTTAAATTGATGGGTTGGATACATATACGCTCTCTATTCTTATAGTTTATAGAGCAGAATCCCATCTATTTTTTGTAGACGATTTGTCCCTTACAGATGGTATATTTAACTTGCCCTTTTAAAGTTTCACCGATAAATGGAGAATTAGCTGATTTTGAAGCAAAGTTTGGACCAACAGTACGATCAGCCTTGGCATCAAAGATAGTGATGTCCGCTGGACCATTCTCAGCCAAATAACCTGCTTCAAAGTTGTAAAGCTTGGCTGGATTAACAGTCATTTTTTCTAGCAATTCCATCAAGCTCAACTCACCAGCTTCCACCAAATAAGTCAAACCAAGAGAAAGAGAGGTTTCCAAACCGGTCATACCAGATGGTGCTTTGGTGATATCTTCTACATTTTTCTCATCTGCATGGTGAGGAGCGTGGTCCGTTGCGATAACTGTGATAACACCTGACTTGAGACCTTCGATAACGGCACGACGGTCTGACTCCAAACGAAGTGGAGGATTCATTTTGGCATTGCTTCCTTGAGTTAAAAGAAGAGCTTCTGTCTTAGAGAAATGCTGTGGCGCTACTTCTGCTGTGACCTGCGCCCCTAATCCCTGAGCAAACTCCACTACCTTGACACTTTCTTCCTTAGACAAATGCTGAATGTGCACATG contains the following coding sequences:
- a CDS encoding alpha-ketoacid dehydrogenase subunit beta; this translates as METKTMSFRDTIILAMSEEMRRDENVFLMGEDVGIFGGDFGTSVGMLEEFGPERVRDCPISEAAISGAAAGAAMTGLRPIVDMTFMDFSVIAMDNIVNQAAKTRYMFGGKGQVPMTVRCAAGNGVGSAAQHSQSLESWFTHIPGLKVVAPGTPADMKGLLKSSIRDNNPVIILEYKSEFNQKGEVPVDPEYTIPLGVGEIKREGTDVTVVTYGKMLRRVVQAAEELAEEGISVEIVDPRTLVPLDKDIIINSVKKTGKVVLVNDAHKTSGYIGEISAIISESEAFDYLDAPIRRCAGEDVPMPYAQNLENAMIPTVESIKDAIRKTYNKE
- a CDS encoding thiamine pyrophosphate-dependent dehydrogenase E1 component subunit alpha, with the protein product MSTLDKNLLLEMFRKMEEIRRMDLKIAQLVKKGKVPGMTHFSVGEEAANVGAMLALNPDDLITSNHRGHGQAIAKGIDLNGMMAEILGKYTGTCKGKGGSMHIADLDAGNLGANGIVGGGMGIAVGAALSQQMQNTGKIVVCFFGDGATNEGVFHEAVNMASIWKLPVIFYCINNGYGISADIKKMTNVEHIHQRSAAYGIPGMFIEDGNNVIDVYEGFKKAVDHVRGGNGPVLIESITYRWLGHSSSDPGKYRTREEVELWKQKDPIENLRNYLIENNIASAEELEKIQAQVKEAVEASVKFAEESPFPPLESAFEDIYAD
- a CDS encoding MATE family efflux transporter produces the protein MYPTHQFKDKFVLFLKIFFPILIYQFANYSASFVDTTMTGQYNTMDLAGVSTATSLWNPFFTFLTGIVSAMVPIIGHHLGRGKKEEVASDFYQFIYLAFGLSLVLLGMVVFLAPPVLNNIGLEAQVASVAVSYLWYLSIGIIPLLLFSVIRSLLDSLGLTKLSMYLMLLLLPLNSGFNYLLIYGAFGFPELGGAGAGLGTSLAYWVLLGISILVLFKQERLKALHLEKRIPLNIDKIKEGVRLGLPIGGTVFAEVAIFSVVGLIMAKFSSLIIASHQSAMNFSSLMYAFPMSISSAMAIVVSYEVGAKRFEDAKTYARLGRVTALIFAGLTLSFLYIFRDRVASLYGNDPHFIETTAVFLTYSLFFQLADTFAAPLQGILRGYKDTIVPFYLGLIGYWGVAIPLGYLLDQSTDLGAFAYWIGLIASLIVSGCLYQWRLKTVMKRLS